The Silvibacterium dinghuense DNA window GACGTTGGAGAAGTTGGCGCGGACCAGGGCATTCATCTTTTCGTTCAGCTTGAAGTTCTTGGTCACGGTGAGGTTGGCGGTGTTGGTCCAGAAGTCGCGGGCATCGTTGCGGGCGACATTGCCCCACGGTGAGTTGAAGGCCTTCTGGGCGTAGGTGCTGTTCATGATGTAGCGGACGTCGGACTTCGAAACCGTCTGCACGCTCGCATCGTCGGTCTTGTTGGCATTGTTCCAGCTGATCAGCGTGGTGGCCGAGGCGTTGCAGGAAGCTCCGCCGTAGTAGGCGCAGACGTCGCCGGCATAGGCGCCCACTTGCTGCACATTCGCCTTGCGGCTGCCCAGGAAGGGACGGAGGTTATCCGGACCCGCGCCGTAGGAGCCATTGAAGGTGTAGTCGGAGACGCCCGAGTGGCTGCCGTAGTCGTCGAAGCCGTACTGGATCGGGGTGTAGGTCTGGCCGGAAGCGATGAAGTAGTTTCCGGAAAGGCCCCAGCCGCCGAGCACGTGACCCTCAAGGCCATGCTGCTCCTTGAAGAACGGGATGTTTTCGACAAAGTTCAGGGTGAGATTCTGCGGGAAGTCGAGACCCGAGAGGCCGTGCTCGCCGCTCTTGTAGTTCAGCGGGTTCTGGGCAATGGCCGAGGTGTTGCCACCTTCTCCGCTGCTGAAGATCTCGCTCGAGTTGTCGGTGGTCTTGCTCCAGGTCCAGGCAGCGGAGAACATCAGCTGGTGGAAGAGGTCGTTGGCCCGCAGCTCGCTCTGCAGCGCGTGGTAGTCCGAATAGCCGGTGTTGGTGCGCTGACGGATGATGTAGCTGCTGCCATCCTCGCGGCCATTGGTCGTCGACCAGGTGACGTTGGAGGGAATGGCGCTGGGGAAGGCCTCGGCCAGACCCTCGAGGTAGGGGTTGGCGTTGATGGTCTGGAAGAGATCACCGCCGTGGTTGCCCACGTAGCGCACCTCGGCCACCAGGTTATGCGAGAGCTCGCGCTGGACGCCGAACGACCATGCCGAGACGTAATCGGCGCGGAAATTCTTCGACTCGTTGATCTGGGTGTAGTCGCGCGGATCGGCGACGCCCTTGGTCAAATAAGAGGAGAGCGCCGAGCGCACATTCGCCCCGGTCGGGTCCGCAGGCAGAACACTATCGACTTCCGAGGCCTCAGTGAGGGACTGCGAGAGCACCTGCGGAGCCGAGTCGGCGGTGTTCAGGTAGATGTTGTAGAACGGCGGATCGTAGGAGAGGCGATAGCCGCCGCGCAGCACGGTCTTGTGCGTGGTGCCGAGGAAGCCGGGCGTCCAGGCGAAGCCGATGCTGGGGCCGAACATATGGTTATCGGCGGGCAGCTTGGTCGCCGTGGTTACAGACAGGGGCAGCGAGGGATCCCAGAGCGGATCGGAGCTTTCCTGCGATTCGGTGTCGAGCTTATTGAAGAGGTTGCCCGGCTGGCCATAGGTGCTCCAGGTCAGGCCCAGGTTCAGGGTCAGGTTCGGCTTGATCTGCCAGTCATCACCGGCATAGAGGAAGGTGTCGTACTCGCGGAAGTCGAGCGTGGTTTTGCCGTCGGCGATGTTGATCTGATACGGCGTGCTGGTCATGTAGTTGGACCAGTTGGAGAAGTAGAATTCTCCGTTCACATAGGGCAGGAAGGTGTTGGGCGAGCGCTGGTAGGTCCAGTTCACGCCGGCCTTCAGGTGATGGTTGCCGAGCTGGTAGTTAAAGTTGTCCTGGAGCTGCCAGGTGTTGACGATGCGGCCCTGGGGCAGGTTGGTCGCCGGACCATAGGCCAGGCTGGAGTTGCCGGCGGTGTTGCCGACGTAGACGTGCGTCACGCCTTGCAGCAGGTTTGCCGTCGAGGGGTCGGAGTTGTTGCTGCTGCCGCCGAACTGCGTGTTCTCGCGGTCGAAGCCGACTGAGAGCTCGTTGACGATGTGCTGAGTGATGGCGCGCGTCCAGCCCAGCTTGACGGCCTGGGAGAGCGAGGGCTCATTGTAGAACCAGCCGCCGGCGCCGTTGTCACCGATGTCGAAGAAGCTGTTACGCGAGAGGATGTAGCGAGCGACGATCGTGTCTCGGCCATTCGAATAATCCACACGTGGCAGCCAGTTGAAGAGGTGCGAGCGCTCAGGCACGCTGCGCTGCACGTAGCCGTACTCGATCGGGCAGCTGCTGTTGCCGTTGATGGTGGATTCGATCGGCGTCCCCACCACCTTCGGGTTGCCGGTGGTGAAGCTGAAAGGGCCATAGGTATTCAGCGCGGAAAGCGCATTCGCATTCACGGCGCCGCAGGCCGCGGCCTCGGTCAGGCCGGTCTGGGTCGGCGTGATGCCGCCCGAGGTGTAGATCTCCGACTCGTGCCAGAGCTGCTGGTCAAAGCCGTTGAAGAAGAAGACCCGGTCTTTGAGGATGGGGAAGCCGATGGTGAAGCCGGCAAACTCGGTGTTCGAGCGCGGATTCTCGGTGATGTCGTCGAAGTTCTTCTGGTACGGGGTCAGCGTCTCGAGATCGTTGTTGGTCCAGTTGCCGTAGATGCTGCCATGAATATTGTTGGTGCCAGACTTGGTCACCACGTTGATCACCGAGCCGCCGTTGCGGCCGTACTCGGGACCGAAGTTGTTGGTGATGATCTGATATTCGCTGGCGAATTCGGCATCGCCGACCTGAAGCGCCGGGCCGGTCACCGAGTTGTCGTTATTGTTCTGGCCGTCGATCTGCTGATCGTTGTTGCGGCCTCGGCTGCCATTCGAAGCGATGGCGGCGCCGTTGGTATCGCCGTAGTCGAGATCGCGGCTGGCGTTAACGCCGGGCACCAGCAGGGCCAGATTGTCCAGACCCTGGTTCTCATTCACGTTCGCGAAGGAGGCGATGGTCTGGGCGGAGAAGTCGTTGGTGACCTGCGCCTGGGTAGTTTCGATGAGCGGCGTGGTCGAGCCGGAGACCTCGACGGTGGACTGCGCACCGGCCACGCCCAGGGTCACCGCGCCGAGGCCGGTATCCTGCGAGGTGGTGACCACGACGCCGTCCACCTTCCTGGTATCGAAGCCGGCGCTGATGATTTCAATCTTGTAGGTGCCCGGGGGCAGCAGGCTGAAGTGGAAGGTGCCAGACTTCTCGGTAGTCGCCTGGAAGACGACTCCGGTCTGGGTGTTGGTGGCCTTCAGGGCCGCTTCACCAATGGATGCGCCCGAGGCATCCACCACGGTTCCCGAGATCGAGCCCTTGGTCACCTGTGCAAATGATGCCAATGGCATAAGAATTAATACCAGCAACAATACGAGCAAACGGTGTAGCGTCACAACTGCTTTCAAATCAGGTCTCCCTTAAAATGCAAGGCAAAGGCTCGCACCTCGTGGCGGGTGCCAAGCCGGTTGGACTATATCGATGTGCAACGGCGCAGGTAGAGAAGCCGCTCCAGGAGCCTGGCAGCGGACTTTAGAGGTTAGAGCGATCGAAGAATCGCTTTTGGATCAAACCTCGATGGAAGCCGCCCGCGAAATACACGACACCTTGCGACAACAAAGATTGTGAATTGCGGGTGACATGGCAACACAGTAACAGGGTTATAACCTTGCGTCCACGCCAAAGAAGTACAATCGCGGATTTTTGTGTCCGAATTTGCCTCGGAAAAATCTCGACAGCGTTTCCACTTAGGTACCCCCGTAAGCCCCCCGCAGGCTCTCGCCTTTGAGAAGTGGAAAGGTTCAAGCCCCCAGCTCCGAGCCTTGAGTCAGAAAGAGTCCTGTAGTACCCCACCGTCAATGTGTACTTTCCCATGTCTCAAAATCGAGACATGGGCACCCGGGGCCTTCTTCTCTTGAGGAAGGCAGGCCCGAAACGCGATCAATGGGAGCGGGGGCCGGAGGCAAGAAACCTGCACGGCCAGCGGGAGCGGATGCCGAAGGCGATCCGCCCTGCGCGCAGCAGTTAGTTGTTCAGCGTCTCGTTCAGCTTGTTGAGCGTGCTATTGAGGTTCTTGTCGGCGCGGCGCTGCTCGTCGATCTTGGCGATCGAGTGCATGACGGTGGTGTGGTGCTTGCCGCCGAACTGGCGTCCGATCTCGGGCAGCGAGGCCTCGGTCATCTGCTTGGCCAGGTACATGGCGATCTGGCGAGGCACGACGACAGCGCGCGAATTGTTCTTCTGCTTGAGTTCAGCCACGCGCATGCCGAATTGCTCGGCGACGGCGCGCTGAATGGCCTCGATGGTGATCTTGCGCACCTGCGTGTCGATGAACTGCTTGAGGCACTGCTGCGCGGTAGGCAGTGTCAGCTCCACTCCGTTCAGGCTGGACCAGGCGAAGAGACGCGTGAGCGCGCCTTCGAGCTCGCGCACGTTGGTGCGGACATTCGAGGCGATGAACAGCGCCACGTCCGTCGGCAGCGCAACATGCTCGCTCTCGGCCTTCTTCTGCAGGATAGCGACCTTGGTCTCGAGATCCGGCGGCTGAATGTCGGCGATGAGACCCCACTCGAAGCGCGAGCGCAGGCGGTCTTCGATCTCGGGCAGCTCCTTGGGCGGACGGTCCGAGGCGATGACGATCTGCTTCATGTTCTCGTGCAGCGCATTGAAGGTGTGGAAGAACTCTTCCTGCGTGCGCTCCTTCTGCGAGAGGAACTGGATGTCATCGATGAGCAGCAGATCGACCGAGCGGAACTTGTCGCGGAAGCTGGTCATCTTGTCATAGCGCAGCGAGTTGATCATCTCGTTGGTGAACTTCTCGACCGAGACGTAGCAGATGGAGGCATTGGGGATGCGCTGCTTGACCTCGTGGCCCACGGCCTGCATGAGGTGCGTCTTGCCCATGCCGGTGCCACCGTAGAGGAAGAGCGGGTTGTAAGCCTTCGAGGGGCGCTCAGCGACGGCTTCGGCCGCGGCGCGCGCGAACTGGTTGCCGGCGCCGATGACGAAGGCGTCGAAGGTGTAGCGCGGGTTCAGCTGCGCGGCTGAGGACCAGTCAAAGCGACCCTGCTGTGGCGGCGCGGGCGCGTTGTTACGCGCGTAACCATTCCTGTTGCTTGCAGGCGCATTGGGCGCGTGCGTGGGCACAGGCGGGAAACCGCCGTCTTCACGGGGCTGAGCGAGGGTCGGATCATCCTCGGGAGTGACGAACTTGACGTCGTCGAACTCCAGCTGCAGTGCGTCGATGGCTTCCTGGATCAGATCGCCGTAGTGATCGCCCACATGCTGGAACTCCGGCGTGGGGATGCGCACGTAGAGCAGGCGTTCCTTGGCATGGCTGAAACGCGTGGGCTTGAGCCAGGTGTCAAACGACTGGCGATTGATCTTCTTTTCGAGCGCACCGAGAATCCGGACCCACGGATTGAGCACGGTGGCGGGAGTAGCAACAAAAGACATTCAGGTTCCTTGCTTGAACGCTCGCGGCGATACCGGCTTCGTAGCAAACCTGTAACCAATGCGACGCGGCCCCGATGATACCGGGCTGAGACGATGCGTATTCGCTGGTCAGGAGGCGCATGATCTGGATCGTTCTCAATTCCAGTGCGCTGTACGAGCGGGCTGACAGCCGCGAGGCGTCAGGAAAATCTCATATGAACGTTGCCGATACTAGCACAATTCGGGGGCCGATTTACGGAGCTTTCGGAGCGAAATTTCTCAGCTGCCGAAGTTGCACCACGAAGTGTGAAATATCGCGTTTCTTTGCAAATGCCGCGATGGAAAAAGGGGAATCAGGGCGCTGCCGCTACGGGTACGCGCCCCAGGTACAGGCGATTCTGCAATCGCCCCTAAGAACTTGCTGGCAAAGTTTTCGATGCGCATGACAGACGGTTCGATGTGACTCCACGCGAAATCTTTGCCGAAAACGCGGATAATTTTTATTGCGCATAGCCATCGCCTCCGAAGGCGAGATTTTCGAACCTTGTGCACTTGGAAAGATAGGCCAGGTGCACGGAACCTGTCGGGCCGTTACGCTGCTTGGCGATGATGATCTCGGCCTTGCCCTCGGTGTCGGGATCGGGATTGCCGTTCTCGTCGCGGTTGTAATACGCCTCGCGATGGATAAAGGCCACGACGTCGGCGTCCTGCTCGATCGAACCCGATTCACGCAGATCGGAGAGCATGGGCTTCTTGTCGCCGCCACGCTGTTCGGAGGCGCGGGAGAGCTGCGAGAGCGCAATCACCGGCACTTCCAGCTCCTTCGCAAGAGCTTTCAGGCCGCGCGAAATCGCCGAGACCTCCTGGGTGCGGTTCTCCTGGCGCTTGCCGGGGCCGGTGCTGGCGGTCATCAGCTGCAAATAATCAATGACGATGAGATCGAGGCCGCCGCGCGACTGGCGCAGACGGCGCGCCTTGGCGCGCATTTCGGTGAGCGAGATGCCCGGCGTGTCGTCGATAAAGATGGGCGCTTCCACCAGGCGCTCGAGACCCGCGGCCAGCTTTTCCTGGTCGTCACGGCCAAGGAAGCCCTTCTGAATCTTCTGCGAATCGACGAGCGACTCGGAGGCGAGCATACGACGCAGCAGCGACTCCTTGCTCATTTCGAGCGAGAAGACGGCCACCGTGCTGTTGCCGCGCACCGCTGCGTTCTGCGCGATGTTGATGGCCCATGCGGTCTTGCCCATCGAAGGACGCGCCGCGATGATGATGAGCTCGGACTTCTGCAGGCCGCTGGTCATGCGGTCGAATTCTTCGAAGTGCGTGGCCAGGCCGGTAACCTCGCGGCCTTCCTTATAAAGATTGTCGATCGAGCCGAACGAGTCGCGAACGATCTCGGGAATGCCGGCAAAGCCGCGCGAAATGCCCTTTTCCGTGACCTCGAGCATCGCGGACTCGGCCGCATTAATGATCTCGAGGGCTTCCTCGCTCTGGTCGGCAGCGCGCGTGATGGCATCGGAAGAGATCCGAATGAGCTGGCGCAGCAGCGACTTGTCTTTAACAATCCGGACGTACTCTTCAATCGAGAGCCGGCGCGGCAGGCCTTCGGTGAGCGAGGCGAGATAAGCGACACCGCCGACGGATTCGATTTCCTTGCGGCGGGCAAGCTCTTCGGAGAGGGTAACGATATCGAGGGCGCGGCCGGCGTCAATGAGCTCGGCCATGCGCGAAAAGATGCGCTGGTGCGAATCGAGGGCAAAGTCCTCGGCCCGGATCTTCTCGGCAGCTTCGTTATAGGCCTGGTTGTCGAGCAGGATGGCGCCGAGAATCGACCGCTCGGCATCGATGGAGGCCGGCAGTCCACGCTCGAACGAAATGTCTGCCGGAGTCGCCATCTGTATAGGCTAGGCGCGTGGTGGGGAGATGACAAGGTCGAGACAGGAGTGGAGAAGTGTGCATGAGGAGTCGGTTCATGGGGGTATGCACATTTCGCGGCCAATGCAAGTACAAATTGCGAACTACTTTTAGTGCAGCCCTGAGGGAAAGGCTGAGACTTTCCTGTGCAAGGCCTGTGGAAATTTAGGAAATCATCCGTCTAAAACCCAGACAGGCGGACGCCGGCGGCGGCAAACCTATATCATCGAAAGAGAGCATTTTTGCAGCGTATGAAACGGATTCTCCTAGCAGCAACGGCGACACTGTCGCTGGTAAGCAGCGCCTCCTTTGCCCAGCAGGCAAGCGACGCGGCAGCGACACCAGAAGTAAAGCAGTTCCAGGGTCTTGAAGATCAGTGGAGCACCGCGCTGATGAAGCGCGATCAATATACGCTCGAGAACCTGATGGCGCCGACCTATCTCGAGATCTCGGCCAGCGGCGACATCACCACGCGCAACCAGCAGATCGCGGATCTCTATGCCAAGACCGGTCCGCAGCCGGTAAGCCTGGAGCACAAGGTCGTCAACATCCGTACTGTCGAAGATGTGACTATCGTCGACGGCACCTACATCCACAAGTGGAAGGTGGGCAACTCGATCCACGAAGAGCGCGGCATCTTCACGCATGTCTACCAGCGCGCGCACGGCGGCTGGGTCTGCATCCACGCGCAGCAGACGGAAGTGGTGGAAAAGGCCGACGACAAGACGAAGCCCAAGGCAGAGAAGAAGAGCAATGCCGAACTTCCCTTCCACGTGCCGTTCTTCCATAAAGGCGCGGAGTCGACGCAGGACTCGAATGTATCGAGCAATACGACGGCCACGCCTGCCAGCTCGACCACCACGACTACAAACACTGCGGCTCCGCAGCCATAGGCGGTCGAACGATGTCGCTGCGCCCGACATGGGCGGAGATCTCGCTTCCCCGCCTGCGGCGCAATTATGCCTTGCTGCGCGCAGCCGCGCCCGGTGTGGAGCTGATGGCCGTGGTAAAGGCCAATGCCTACGGCCATAACGCCGCGCTGTGCGCGCCCGCGCTGGTGGAGAGCGGTGCGCGATGGCTGGGCGTCACCTGTCTTGATGAAGGCATCGCCGTGCGCCAGGCCTGTCCCGATGCCCGCGTACTGCTGATGAGCGGCATCTGGCAGGGCGAGGCTGAGGCCGCGATCGAACACGGGCTCACGCCGGTGGTGTGGGAGACAGCGCATCTGGCAGAGATCAAAGAGGCCGCGGCGCAGCGCGGGATTGCGTCCTTTGCCGTGCACGTCGAAATCGACAGCGGGATGTCGCGGCAGGGTGTGCGTCTCGACCGGATAGAAGCGTTTGCGGCTGCACTGGCACGGACTCCGCACATACACGTAGAGGGAGTGATGACGCACTTCCACTCGCCCGAGGTGCTGGATGATCCTGCCACTGCGCGCCAACTGGAAAACTTCGATCAGGCGCTGGCGAGGCTGGCTGCAGCAGGCGTAACGCCTTCGATCGTGCACGCGGGAAACTCGGCAACAGCACTGACACCGGCGATGACCCGCGCCATAGCAGCGCTCGGAAACAAGCATGGAGCAGCGGCGATGGTGCGGCCCGGCCTTTCGCTCTACGGCTACGCGCCACGCTTCTCCGGCGAAGGCGCGGCCGCGGAAAACACCGAGCTTCAGCCGGTGCTTGCATGGAAGACGCGGGTGATTTCGCTGCGCACCATCGAGCCAGGTGAAACGGCGGGCTACAACGCAACCTTTCATGCGGAGAAGCCGACACGGCTGGCGCTTCTGCCTGTCGGTTATGCGGATGGGCTGAACCGGCTGCTCTCCAATCGCGGCGCAGTGCTGATTCGCGGGCAGCGGGCGCCGATTGCGGGCCGCGTGTCGATGGACCTGACCATTGTGGATGTGACGGACATCGACGGCGTGAAGCTGGGCGACGAGGCCGTGATCCTCGGCGAACAGCGCGCTGAGCGAAGCTGGGCACGCATTACGGCAGATGAGCTGGCCGCCATAGAGGGAACCATCCCCTACGAGGTGCTGTGCGCCATCGGGCCGCGCGTGCCGCGAAGAATTGCCGAGGACGAGAATGGCGACGCATAAGGGCTGGTATGCCGACTGGATGTACTGCTGGGAAACGCGGCTGACGAACGAGGACTCCAACCGCATCGTGCGTCCGCTGGAGTGGGGCTTCGACTGGGTTGAGGACTTCATCGACGCGCATGGACTGCGAGAGAAGCTCTTCGGCGGCCGTGATCCGGAAAGCCTGAGCCGCTTCGAGGCGGAAGACGCGATGGCCGCGCTAAACGCGGAGATCGTGGCGCGCAGCGATGCGTTCTTCGGCTACGAGAAGCCGACCGACTACGTGCTCGAGGAGCGCTATCCGCAGCTCTTCCCCACCAACGTGCGGCCGAAGACGCTGGCTAACGACGCAGAGTGGAAACGCAAAGCAGAGACGGGCGAGATCGAGAAGGCGCAGTTCCTGCGCTTCACCTCGCCGGTGCGCACGAAGTATCCGGAGAACGATCTCGTCAATGCACGGTGGTATCCGGCTCCGGCGGAGAAGATGGCAGGCAAGCCGAAACAGGCCATCATCGTGATGCCGCAGTGGAATGCCGACGCCTTCAGCCACAACGTGCTGTGCTCGCTCTTCAACCGCTTCGGTATCTCGGCGCTGCGGCTCAGCAAGCCGTATCACGACATCCGCCGCCCGGCAGAGCTGGAGCGCTCAGACTACGCGGTGAGCGCCAATCTCGGCCGCACGATCGCAGCCTGCCGGCAGGCGGTGGTCGATATCCGCTGCTGCATGGACTGGCTCGAAGAGCAAGGTTACGAGCAGTTCGGTGTGCTGGGCACGAGCCTCGGCTCCTGCTATGCGTTTATCGCCAGCGCGCACGACGCGCGGCTGCAGGTGAATGCCTTCAACCATGCGTCCACCGCATTCGGCGACGTGGTGTGGACCGGGCAGAGCACGCGGCATATCCGCCAGGGTCTAGAAGAAGCAGGACTGACACAGGAAGGGCTGCGCACGGCGTGGGCCTCGGTCAGCCCGTTCTCCTACATGGAGCGGTTTGCGACACTCACCGATAAGCAGGTGCTAGTGGTGCACGCGAAGTATGACCTGACCTTCATCGAGGCATACTCGCTCGAGACGCTGAAACACTTCTCACGGCTGGGGATCAATTACGAGTCGAAGGTGCTGCCCTGCGGCCACTACACGACCGGCGAAAAGCCCTATGCCTATCTTGACGGCTGGTTCCTCGGCTCTTTTGTGTACCGCGCCTTCCGCGCTGCTGCGCGCAGGGCGATTCCGCCTTCGGCCTCCGCTCCCTCTGGTCGCGAAATGGCAAGGCATGCAACGCCCTAGAGCCGTATCCCCAAGAGCCATTACACAAATTGTCATCCCGACCGGAGCAGGACTGTTTTGTAGTCCTGCGGAGTGGAGAAACCTGCGGGTTTCTACCCGGACAGGCGCAAACCGCAGGTCCCTCCACTTCGCTCACCTTTGGCTCGCTGCGGTCGGGATGACAATGCAGTGATAAATTCTTTGTTTCCTGTGCCTCTATAGGTGGGTACGCCCTAGCCTTTATTCACGGCACGCGAAACGGTGGGATCGAAGTCTGAGAGCGAGAGCAGCGTCTGCTGCGGCGTAGATGCAACCGATGCCGCCCGGGAAGCAACAACCGCCTGGGGGCGCATGTTCGTCGGCAGAAAGACACTGAAGACCGTACCGTGATGTGCGCCCGAGACAGAAGAGCGGAGCTGCAGTCCGCCGCCGTAGCGATGCAGGATGGATCGCGAAACCCAGAGCCCCAGCCCGGTACCCTGCGCGCCCTTCGTCGTGAAGAATGGCTCTCCGATGCGGCTGCGGACCTCCGCCGGCATACCCGAGCCGGTGTCCGCAACGCTGATGCGCAACCCCTGAACCCCCTGATCGGCCCAGTTGCGGGCTGAGCGCAGGCGCAGGCGCAGACGGCCTCCGGGCGCGGTGGCTTCAATGGAGTTGGCGATGAGATTCGAGAAGACCTGGCGCATTTCGCCGGGGAGGACCTTCACCGTTTCGGCGGTTTCGAACTCGCGCTCGACCTGCAGCTGCTTGTCCGCGATCTTGCGGCCATAAAGGGTGAGCACCTCTTCGATGAGCTCGGATGGGTGCACGGGAACCGGGCCGGCGCTCTCACGGGAGAAATTCAGCGTCTGGCGGCTGATCTGGACGACGCGGCTGAGTTCGCTCTGAGCCAGCTCCAGATATTCCTGGCGATGTTCGGAGGACGGATCGACCTCGAGGAGGTAGAGCAGGTTGGTGATGGACTCAAGCGGATTATTGATCTCGTGCACGATGGACGCGGTCAGGCGGCCGAGGGCGATAAGCTTCTGGTTGGCGCGCAGAATCTCGGCGGTGCGATCGATCTCTCCCTGCACGCTGGCGCGCATCTTCTGATCGCGCCGCAGCTTGAAGGCCCGTTCCAGATATTCGGGCAGGCGGCGGGAATCGGAGCGCTGCAACCCCTGCAGAACGGCACGATGCGCAGCGGACAGAGCGGCGTCCATGGAATCCGGCTCGCGCTCAACCAGAACAAGTGAGCTGAGCGGTGCAGCGGCGGAAAGATGGCCGAGAAATTCCTGAAGAGTAAAGATATCGAGCCGCGCCATGGCGTCCTCGGCAATCAGGAGGAAATCGGTGTCATGCGATCTGAGGCGGGCGAGCAGTTCCTCCCGCTCATCGAAGGATTCGATCCGGGCCGTAAGGCCAATGCGTCTCATGGACTGGCGCAGTCCGTGGACTGCGGTGGAATCCATGGTGAAAAATACCACGCACGGGATGGAAATTGCGCTCAGCATGACCTCGTGTACCTCTCTACCTCCCAAATCGGTTCCAAAAGACTCCAGATCAAAGCCAGACCCCAGATAAAGCCAGATGCATTTCCTGTATCTATCGGAAAGCCGGCTCCGGACGCGAGCATGGGGGAAACAGGTTCCGGATGTCGATGTGTTGGCAGGTAGCCGAATGCCTCCCTTTTTGGCTGATGCGGACCGGACCCTGGCCGCGGACTGCCCGATTCCCTGCCAAACGCCCTGACAGGTGTTCTGTGGAAATACGATGTAGCACTTCCCCGTATTGTTGCTTCCGGCACTGGTAACTACGAAGGAACGGGCGCGGGAACGCTCGCCAGAGACGGCGAAATCGTAGGAGTCCAGAAGCTTTCCCGGCAGATTTTCCCGGGTCGAAGGCTTTTTCGCCCTACAATTTGCCGGGAATTATTTGGCATCCCCGCGGCCCCGTGAAAATCTAAGTAAAGGTGACCGACGAAAGGGACTCCGTAACCGCATGAAGGCTTTGCGTTTTTCCGGCCGCCCGCATCCGGCCGGGCTGGCTGTTGCGCTGGCTGCGCTGATGAGCGCCGGCCCCGCCGCGCTTGGGCAGGCAAATCCGAACGATTCGGCGCAGAACGCCTACGTGGGCAGCGTACAAGCCGTGGCGCTCTCGCCCGACGCGAAGAAACTGTCGCTGGACGAGGCGATCCAGCTGGGCATTGCCAACAACCTGGCACTGACGCTGGCGCGGGAAAATCAGAAATCGGCCACGGCACAGCGGCAACAGCTGGTCAACGCGCTGCTGCCGAACATCTCGGCGCACGCGGAACGTGGAACCCACCAGCTCAATCTGGAAGCCGAAGGCTTCAATACGGCGCTCATCGCCAGTTTTCTGACGCCATTCGGACTACCGGCCTCGGAAGCCGCCAGCTTCCCGCTTGTCGCCACGGTCGACTCGACGGTGGGGCAGCTGAATGTCTCTCAGGCGCTCTTCACCTGGGAAGGCTGGGATGTGTGGAAGGCAGCCAAGGCCAACGAAAAGGCAGCCTATTACAACACGCAGTCCTCGCGCGGACTGGTGGTGCTGAACGTAGGCACGGCCTATCTGCAGGCCCTTCAGGCCTCGGCGCAGGTGGACTACGCGCAGGCGCTGCTGAAGACCGACGAAACCCTGCTCTACCAGGCGC harbors:
- the dnaA gene encoding chromosomal replication initiator protein DnaA, which gives rise to MSFVATPATVLNPWVRILGALEKKINRQSFDTWLKPTRFSHAKERLLYVRIPTPEFQHVGDHYGDLIQEAIDALQLEFDDVKFVTPEDDPTLAQPREDGGFPPVPTHAPNAPASNRNGYARNNAPAPPQQGRFDWSSAAQLNPRYTFDAFVIGAGNQFARAAAEAVAERPSKAYNPLFLYGGTGMGKTHLMQAVGHEVKQRIPNASICYVSVEKFTNEMINSLRYDKMTSFRDKFRSVDLLLIDDIQFLSQKERTQEEFFHTFNALHENMKQIVIASDRPPKELPEIEDRLRSRFEWGLIADIQPPDLETKVAILQKKAESEHVALPTDVALFIASNVRTNVRELEGALTRLFAWSSLNGVELTLPTAQQCLKQFIDTQVRKITIEAIQRAVAEQFGMRVAELKQKNNSRAVVVPRQIAMYLAKQMTEASLPEIGRQFGGKHHTTVMHSIAKIDEQRRADKNLNSTLNKLNETLNN
- a CDS encoding TonB-dependent receptor, giving the protein MASFAQVTKGSISGTVVDASGASIGEAALKATNTQTGVVFQATTEKSGTFHFSLLPPGTYKIEIISAGFDTRKVDGVVVTTSQDTGLGAVTLGVAGAQSTVEVSGSTTPLIETTQAQVTNDFSAQTIASFANVNENQGLDNLALLVPGVNASRDLDYGDTNGAAIASNGSRGRNNDQQIDGQNNNDNSVTGPALQVGDAEFASEYQIITNNFGPEYGRNGGSVINVVTKSGTNNIHGSIYGNWTNNDLETLTPYQKNFDDITENPRSNTEFAGFTIGFPILKDRVFFFNGFDQQLWHESEIYTSGGITPTQTGLTEAAACGAVNANALSALNTYGPFSFTTGNPKVVGTPIESTINGNSSCPIEYGYVQRSVPERSHLFNWLPRVDYSNGRDTIVARYILSRNSFFDIGDNGAGGWFYNEPSLSQAVKLGWTRAITQHIVNELSVGFDRENTQFGGSSNNSDPSTANLLQGVTHVYVGNTAGNSSLAYGPATNLPQGRIVNTWQLQDNFNYQLGNHHLKAGVNWTYQRSPNTFLPYVNGEFYFSNWSNYMTSTPYQINIADGKTTLDFREYDTFLYAGDDWQIKPNLTLNLGLTWSTYGQPGNLFNKLDTESQESSDPLWDPSLPLSVTTATKLPADNHMFGPSIGFAWTPGFLGTTHKTVLRGGYRLSYDPPFYNIYLNTADSAPQVLSQSLTEASEVDSVLPADPTGANVRSALSSYLTKGVADPRDYTQINESKNFRADYVSAWSFGVQRELSHNLVAEVRYVGNHGGDLFQTINANPYLEGLAEAFPSAIPSNVTWSTTNGREDGSSYIIRQRTNTGYSDYHALQSELRANDLFHQLMFSAAWTWSKTTDNSSEIFSSGEGGNTSAIAQNPLNYKSGEHGLSGLDFPQNLTLNFVENIPFFKEQHGLEGHVLGGWGLSGNYFIASGQTYTPIQYGFDDYGSHSGVSDYTFNGSYGAGPDNLRPFLGSRKANVQQVGAYAGDVCAYYGGASCNASATTLISWNNANKTDDASVQTVSKSDVRYIMNSTYAQKAFNSPWGNVARNDARDFWTNTANLTVTKNFKLNEKMNALVRANFSNVFNHPNYSSVDPYLDDAGLYASYTGFGNPKVTTSNPRQATFSAKISW
- a CDS encoding nuclear transport factor 2 family protein, with translation MKRILLAATATLSLVSSASFAQQASDAAATPEVKQFQGLEDQWSTALMKRDQYTLENLMAPTYLEISASGDITTRNQQIADLYAKTGPQPVSLEHKVVNIRTVEDVTIVDGTYIHKWKVGNSIHEERGIFTHVYQRAHGGWVCIHAQQTEVVEKADDKTKPKAEKKSNAELPFHVPFFHKGAESTQDSNVSSNTTATPASSTTTTTNTAAPQP
- the dnaB gene encoding replicative DNA helicase is translated as MATPADISFERGLPASIDAERSILGAILLDNQAYNEAAEKIRAEDFALDSHQRIFSRMAELIDAGRALDIVTLSEELARRKEIESVGGVAYLASLTEGLPRRLSIEEYVRIVKDKSLLRQLIRISSDAITRAADQSEEALEIINAAESAMLEVTEKGISRGFAGIPEIVRDSFGSIDNLYKEGREVTGLATHFEEFDRMTSGLQKSELIIIAARPSMGKTAWAINIAQNAAVRGNSTVAVFSLEMSKESLLRRMLASESLVDSQKIQKGFLGRDDQEKLAAGLERLVEAPIFIDDTPGISLTEMRAKARRLRQSRGGLDLIVIDYLQLMTASTGPGKRQENRTQEVSAISRGLKALAKELEVPVIALSQLSRASEQRGGDKKPMLSDLRESGSIEQDADVVAFIHREAYYNRDENGNPDPDTEGKAEIIIAKQRNGPTGSVHLAYLSKCTRFENLAFGGDGYAQ